The Candidatus Methylomirabilota bacterium genome has a segment encoding these proteins:
- a CDS encoding glucose 1-dehydrogenase encodes MRLENKVALITGAGSGIGQATAQLFAREGARVAVVDLREDAAKTTAEQIERSGGQALAIRADVSKSSDNAAAIQQTMARWGRLDVFYANAGVPQFPTPVENVDEAVFDQIMAVNVKGVFLAAKHVMPVFKRQQSGVLLITGSTSGIRPRPGVQCYSASKGAVHTLASSLAIEFAAFGARVVAIAPVATETPMLATFMGKKQVDEEGMTRYRGTVPLGRLNKPEDLAQAALFLASDEAAMVTGSVFPVDGGRCI; translated from the coding sequence ATGAGACTCGAGAACAAGGTGGCGCTGATCACGGGAGCGGGCTCGGGCATCGGCCAGGCGACGGCTCAGCTCTTCGCGCGCGAGGGCGCGCGGGTGGCGGTGGTCGACCTGAGGGAGGACGCGGCGAAGACGACCGCGGAGCAGATCGAGCGGAGCGGGGGACAGGCCCTGGCCATCCGCGCCGACGTGTCGAAGTCGAGCGACAACGCGGCGGCCATCCAGCAGACGATGGCCCGGTGGGGGCGGCTCGACGTCTTCTACGCCAACGCGGGCGTGCCGCAGTTCCCGACCCCGGTCGAGAATGTCGACGAGGCGGTGTTCGACCAGATCATGGCGGTCAACGTGAAGGGCGTGTTCCTGGCCGCCAAGCACGTGATGCCGGTCTTCAAGCGCCAGCAGTCGGGCGTCCTGCTCATCACCGGCTCGACCTCCGGGATTCGCCCGCGGCCCGGCGTGCAGTGCTACTCGGCCTCCAAGGGCGCGGTGCACACTCTGGCGAGCAGCCTGGCCATCGAGTTCGCCGCCTTCGGCGCGCGGGTGGTGGCGATCGCCCCGGTGGCCACCGAGACCCCGATGCTCGCCACGTTCATGGGCAAGAAGCAGGTGGACGAGGAGGGCATGACCCGCTATCGCGGGACGGTGCCACTCGGCCGGCTCAACAAGCCGGAGGACCTGGCCCAGGCGGCGCTGTTCCTGGCCTCGGACGAGGCGGCCATGGTCACCGGCAGCGTCTTTCCGGTCGACGGCGGTCGCTGCATTTGA